The window GATGGTGCGGCCCGTCTGGCGGACCAGCGCGATCACCCGGTCGTCCTGCTGGAAGACGTCCTCGAGCTCGAAGTGGTAGGAGGCGAACGTGCTCAGCCACTCGCGCCAGCCGGCGATGAGCCCGTCGAAGCCGCGATAATCGCGGCCGAGGTCCACGCCCTCGGCGGCGTGGAACGTCACCGGCGCATCGGGCTCGGCCAGCGGCTCGGCGAGCTCGCGGAGCCGCGCGA of the Thermoleophilaceae bacterium genome contains:
- a CDS encoding nuclear transport factor 2 family protein → MSPSGLESVAALLAPLRGDLVQLLGDDAFVARLRELAEPLAEPDAPVTFHAAEGVDLGRDYRGFDGLIAGWREWLSTFASYHFELEDVFQQDDRVIALVRQTGRTIHGGVDVPSSPSAAVFTLREGRVAEAAFYLDRAQAARAEGFELP